In Aureibaculum algae, the following are encoded in one genomic region:
- a CDS encoding GMC family oxidoreductase, protein MQIKKSPKEFDVIIVGSGAGGGMATKILSEAGLNIAVVEAGPHFDPADAEQKNQLKWPYESPRRGAGSTRAFGEFDAAYGGWNIEGEPYTKKNGTEFEWFRSRMLGGRTNHWGRISLRFGPLDFKRRSHDGLGDDWPISYEDVKPYYDKVDKLIGVFGSKEGIANEPDGFFLPAPKPRLHEMYYKKGAEKMGIPVIPSRLSILTKKINEDRGICFYCNQCSRSCSVYADFSSGSCLIFPAQKSGGQITLFTDAMVREVVTNDSGKATGVIYIDKKDRKEYQLNAKIVVLAASACSTARILLNSKSKTHQNGLGNSSGMVGKYLHDSTGADRVGFVPELMNRKIYNEDGVGGMHVYSPWWGNDKKLDFPRGYHVEVWGGLGMPSYGFGFNANNLNEYIGGEIGGYGNALRDDVKRFYGSIVGMAGRGECIAREDNYCEIDPDMVDEWGIPVLRFNYTWSQHEKLQAKHMVETFDEIIDGMGGKVISGERPGADRDYGLLKPGQIIHEVGTTRMGNDPKKSVTNKYMQLHDVDNVFIVDGGPFVSQADKNPTWTILALSWRTCDYIVDQLNKQNI, encoded by the coding sequence ATGCAAATAAAAAAATCACCTAAAGAGTTTGATGTCATTATAGTAGGGTCTGGTGCCGGAGGAGGAATGGCGACCAAAATACTATCAGAAGCAGGTCTTAATATAGCCGTTGTTGAGGCAGGTCCTCATTTTGATCCAGCGGATGCAGAACAAAAGAACCAATTAAAATGGCCCTATGAATCACCCCGAAGAGGAGCAGGTTCTACGAGAGCTTTTGGTGAATTTGATGCTGCTTATGGAGGGTGGAATATAGAAGGAGAACCCTACACTAAAAAAAACGGAACTGAATTTGAATGGTTTCGATCTAGAATGTTAGGAGGGAGAACCAATCACTGGGGGAGAATATCCTTACGTTTCGGTCCTTTAGATTTTAAAAGAAGAAGTCATGATGGGTTAGGTGATGATTGGCCTATTTCTTATGAAGATGTGAAACCTTATTATGACAAGGTAGATAAATTAATAGGTGTATTTGGTAGCAAGGAAGGTATTGCAAATGAGCCAGATGGGTTCTTTTTACCAGCACCGAAACCTAGATTACATGAAATGTATTATAAAAAGGGTGCCGAAAAAATGGGTATTCCTGTTATTCCGTCAAGACTTTCGATACTTACCAAGAAAATAAATGAAGATAGAGGAATCTGTTTTTACTGCAACCAATGTAGCCGATCTTGTAGTGTCTATGCCGATTTTTCATCAGGATCATGTCTTATATTTCCTGCTCAGAAATCTGGTGGACAAATAACGTTGTTTACGGATGCTATGGTTAGAGAAGTAGTTACAAATGATAGTGGTAAAGCTACGGGGGTCATTTATATCGATAAAAAAGATAGAAAGGAATATCAGCTTAATGCTAAAATAGTTGTTTTAGCAGCTTCTGCATGTAGTACAGCAAGAATTTTATTGAATTCAAAAAGTAAAACTCATCAAAATGGTTTAGGTAATAGTAGCGGAATGGTTGGTAAATATCTTCATGATTCTACAGGGGCTGACCGTGTCGGCTTTGTGCCAGAATTAATGAATCGTAAAATATATAATGAAGATGGCGTAGGTGGTATGCATGTATATTCACCTTGGTGGGGTAATGACAAAAAGTTAGATTTTCCGAGAGGCTATCATGTTGAAGTTTGGGGAGGTTTAGGTATGCCGTCATATGGATTTGGTTTTAACGCCAACAATCTTAACGAATATATTGGAGGAGAAATAGGTGGTTATGGCAATGCTTTACGCGATGATGTTAAACGTTTTTACGGCTCTATTGTAGGTATGGCGGGTAGAGGAGAATGTATTGCAAGAGAAGATAATTATTGTGAAATTGATCCTGACATGGTAGATGAATGGGGTATACCCGTTTTACGATTTAATTATACTTGGTCGCAACACGAAAAGTTACAGGCCAAACATATGGTTGAAACTTTTGATGAGATTATAGATGGAATGGGAGGAAAAGTGATTAGTGGAGAAAGACCTGGTGCAGATAGAGATTATGGCTTATTAAAACCTGGTCAAATTATTCATGAAGTAGGCACAACCCGTATGGGGAATGATCCTAAAAAATCAGTGACCAATAAATATATGCAATTGCATGATGTTGATAATGTTTTTATAGTTGATGGCGGACCATTTGTTTCACAGGCAGATAAAAATCCAACATGGACTATCTTAGCCTTATCATGGAGAACATGCGATTATATAGTTGATCAATTAAATAAACAAAACATATAG